One part of the Glycine soja cultivar W05 chromosome 11, ASM419377v2, whole genome shotgun sequence genome encodes these proteins:
- the LOC114376271 gene encoding uncharacterized protein At1g65710-like isoform X1, with amino-acid sequence MGACLSKKKGSSTATTKSAASSTVPELKNNSPFSVSGVVNVSKPNVEEVKLKKDNSKKGKEEKKHETVPPEPEGHVKKEIFIIKHRKNHDDNNNRVRNNSNSNSKSPPFTEESTICDKTAPTANMGGGGGVGVRTSSCTKEEVDAILIQCGRLSRSSSGNAIAAEHKRRYSGSKRSYDFDHCDNDTVSNDDDSKKVNANESNSDLCEEERHQHQHQHRPRHRQSPSPNRRPSSSSQERRRRTPSREREQQQQRSSSRERRVSRSPGRRSSENTTPSNARNNNSSNNTSSRPGKMVSVPATVSSLVMDKSNNNGSGESGATTGIKRIAVKRNVGAASPRSQSPARANGNGANGNKAFSENQQQPSLSRSNSRKAEQSPYKRNPLSEIEPNSLAFPHSTTNNSSSRVQNRPKKEFETEANQQKTNGNRTASDKGVTINCKTKVQQEEDVKVQSSITDNVVVKTMVPPGVDNLKPPYTLTRSRSSRRSQELDINCEALLNPPPQSYASLLLEDIQNFHQKNTPPVSLPACVTKACSILEAVADLNSNAGLNFSGGEDRRSPLAFQCSRNDYNVPLTTNDYGKREPDAEDPVVESMLVFNDDDVMEPNLHKYVTVNRGGSLGGADMDDQESSGSNSFTVSSGQQHWGVSSSSWEPSSVESKDCWTSRSNYSKEECQRSPLGLEGTVASEVAGRDAGGAKKKLNSQRRECDHQHGSGIGRGRLGANKVLHNIPVVTAAAST; translated from the exons aTGGGTGCATGCTTGAGTAAGAAGAAAGGGTCTTCTACAGCAACAACCAAATCAGCTGCTTCTTCCACAGTGCCTGAGCTGAAGAATAATTCTCCTTTTTCTGTTAGTGGTGTTGTCAATGTTTCCAAACCCAATGTGGAAGAAGTGAAACTGAAGAAGGACAATTCAAAGAAagggaaagaagagaagaagcatGAGACGGTGCCACCAGAACCTGAAGGGCATGTGAAAAAGGAGATATTCATCATCAAGCACAGGAAGAAccatgatgataataataatagagtCAGAAACAATTCCAATTCCAATTCCAAGTCCCCACCTTTCACTGAAGAATCAACAATATGTGACAAAACAGCACCAACAGCAAACatgggtggtggtggtggtgtagGAGTGAGGACTTCAAGCTGTACCAAAGAAGAGGTGGATGCAATTCTCATCCAGTGTGGGAGACTTAGCAGAAGCTCTTCAGGTAATGCCATTGCTGCTGAACATAAGAGAAGGTACTCAGGCTCAAAGAGAAGCTACGATTTTGACCACTGTGACAATGACACTGTTTCCAATGATGATGACTCAAAGAAGGTCAATGCCAATGAGAGCAACAGTGATCTGTGTGAGGAGGAGAGGCACCAGCACCAGCACCAGCACCGGCCACGCCACCGCCAGTCTCCAAGTCCGAACCGAAggccctcttcttcttctcaggAAAGGAGAAGAAGAACACCAAGCAGGGAAAGAGAGCAACAGCAGCAAAGGTCAAGCAGCAGAGAAAGGAGAGTTAGTAGATCTCCTGGAAGAAGATCATCAGAGAACACCACACCTTCCAATGCAAGAAACAACAATAGCAGCAACAACACTAGTTCTAGGCCTGGGAAGATGGTTTCTGTTCCTGCCACTGTTTCATCACTGGTGATGGATAAGAGTAATAACAATGGCAGTGGAGAATCTGGAGCAACCACTGGCATCAAGAGGATAGCAGTGAAGAGAAATGTTGGCGCTGCCTCGCCGCGCTCGCAGTCTCCTGCAAGAGCAAATGGGAATGGAGCAAATGGTAATAAAGCATTCAGTGAGAATCAGCAGCAGCCATCCCTTAGCCGCAGCAATTCAAGGAAAGCAGAACAATCTCCTTACAAGAGAAATCCATTGAGTGAGATTGAACCTAATTCCCTTGCTTTTCCACATTCAACAACCAACAATAGCAGCAGCAGGGTGCAAAACAGACCCAAAAAGGAATTTGAAACAGAAGCTAATCAG CAGAAAACAAATGGCAACAGAACTGCATCAGACAAGGGTGTGACTATAAATTGCAAGACAAAGGTTCAACAAGAGGAAGATGTGAAAGTGCAGTCTTCAATTACTGATAATGTTGTTGTGAAAACAATGGTACCCCCAGGGGTTGACAACCTAAAACCACCCTATACATTAACAAGAAGCAGATCTTCGAGGCGATCGCAGGAGTTAGACATCAACTGTGAAGCTCTATTGAATCCTCCACCACAGTCCTATGCTTCACTGCTGCTTGAAGACATCCAGAACTTCCATCAGAAGAACACACCACCAGTTTCTCTCCCGGCTTGTGTCACCAAAGCTTGCTCCATCCTAGAAGCCGTTGCTGATCTCAACTCTAACGCCGGCTTAAATTTCAGCGGTGGGGAAGACAGGAGAAGTCCACTAGCTTTTCAATGTAGCAGGAATGACTACAATGTTCCATTGACTACTAATGATTATGGGAAGAGGGAGCCAGACGCCGAGGACCCTGTTGTGGAATCGATGTTAGTATTCAATGATGATGATGTGATGGAACCGAACTTGCACAAGTATGTGACAGTGAATAGAGGTGGTTCACTTGGTGGTGCGGACATGGATGACCAAGAGTCTTCAGGAAGCAACAGCTTCACTGTGAGTAGTGGTCAACAGCATTGgggtgtttcttcttcttcatgggAACCAAGTTCAGTTGAATCGAAAGATTGCTGGACTTCGAGGTCGAACTACTCCAAAGAGGAATGTCAGAGAAGTCCATTAGGCTTGGAAGGAACGGTGGCATCTGAAGTGGCGGGGCGTGATGCGGGTGGAGCCAAGAAGAAATTGAACAGCCAAAGGAGAGAGTGTGATCATCAGCATGGCAGTGGAATAGGGCGTGGTAGGCTTGGTGCCAATAAAGTTCTTCACAACATACCTGTTGTCACAGCAGCTGCATCCACATAG
- the LOC114376271 gene encoding uncharacterized protein At1g65710-like isoform X2, protein MGACLSKKKGSSTATTKSAASSTVPELKNNSPFSVSGVVNVSKPNVEEVKLKKDNSKKGKEEKKHETVPPEPEGHVKKEIFIIKHRKNHDDNNNRVRNNSNSNSKSPPFTEESTICDKTAPTANMGGGGGVGVRTSSCTKEEVDAILIQCGRLSRSSSGNAIAAEHKRRYSGSKRSYDFDHCDNDTVSNDDDSKKVNANESNSDLCEEERHQHQHQHRPRHRQSPSPNRRPSSSSQERRRRTPSREREQQQQRSSSRERRVSRSPGRRSSENTTPSNARNNNSSNNTSSRPGKMVSVPATVSSLVMDKSNNNGSGESGATTGIKRIAVKRNVGAASPRSQSPARANGNGANGNKAFSENQQQPSLSRSNSRKAEQSPYKRNPLSEIEPNSLAFPHSTTNNSSSRVQNRPKKEFETEANQKTNGNRTASDKGVTINCKTKVQQEEDVKVQSSITDNVVVKTMVPPGVDNLKPPYTLTRSRSSRRSQELDINCEALLNPPPQSYASLLLEDIQNFHQKNTPPVSLPACVTKACSILEAVADLNSNAGLNFSGGEDRRSPLAFQCSRNDYNVPLTTNDYGKREPDAEDPVVESMLVFNDDDVMEPNLHKYVTVNRGGSLGGADMDDQESSGSNSFTVSSGQQHWGVSSSSWEPSSVESKDCWTSRSNYSKEECQRSPLGLEGTVASEVAGRDAGGAKKKLNSQRRECDHQHGSGIGRGRLGANKVLHNIPVVTAAAST, encoded by the exons aTGGGTGCATGCTTGAGTAAGAAGAAAGGGTCTTCTACAGCAACAACCAAATCAGCTGCTTCTTCCACAGTGCCTGAGCTGAAGAATAATTCTCCTTTTTCTGTTAGTGGTGTTGTCAATGTTTCCAAACCCAATGTGGAAGAAGTGAAACTGAAGAAGGACAATTCAAAGAAagggaaagaagagaagaagcatGAGACGGTGCCACCAGAACCTGAAGGGCATGTGAAAAAGGAGATATTCATCATCAAGCACAGGAAGAAccatgatgataataataatagagtCAGAAACAATTCCAATTCCAATTCCAAGTCCCCACCTTTCACTGAAGAATCAACAATATGTGACAAAACAGCACCAACAGCAAACatgggtggtggtggtggtgtagGAGTGAGGACTTCAAGCTGTACCAAAGAAGAGGTGGATGCAATTCTCATCCAGTGTGGGAGACTTAGCAGAAGCTCTTCAGGTAATGCCATTGCTGCTGAACATAAGAGAAGGTACTCAGGCTCAAAGAGAAGCTACGATTTTGACCACTGTGACAATGACACTGTTTCCAATGATGATGACTCAAAGAAGGTCAATGCCAATGAGAGCAACAGTGATCTGTGTGAGGAGGAGAGGCACCAGCACCAGCACCAGCACCGGCCACGCCACCGCCAGTCTCCAAGTCCGAACCGAAggccctcttcttcttctcaggAAAGGAGAAGAAGAACACCAAGCAGGGAAAGAGAGCAACAGCAGCAAAGGTCAAGCAGCAGAGAAAGGAGAGTTAGTAGATCTCCTGGAAGAAGATCATCAGAGAACACCACACCTTCCAATGCAAGAAACAACAATAGCAGCAACAACACTAGTTCTAGGCCTGGGAAGATGGTTTCTGTTCCTGCCACTGTTTCATCACTGGTGATGGATAAGAGTAATAACAATGGCAGTGGAGAATCTGGAGCAACCACTGGCATCAAGAGGATAGCAGTGAAGAGAAATGTTGGCGCTGCCTCGCCGCGCTCGCAGTCTCCTGCAAGAGCAAATGGGAATGGAGCAAATGGTAATAAAGCATTCAGTGAGAATCAGCAGCAGCCATCCCTTAGCCGCAGCAATTCAAGGAAAGCAGAACAATCTCCTTACAAGAGAAATCCATTGAGTGAGATTGAACCTAATTCCCTTGCTTTTCCACATTCAACAACCAACAATAGCAGCAGCAGGGTGCAAAACAGACCCAAAAAGGAATTTGAAACAGAAGCTAATCAG AAAACAAATGGCAACAGAACTGCATCAGACAAGGGTGTGACTATAAATTGCAAGACAAAGGTTCAACAAGAGGAAGATGTGAAAGTGCAGTCTTCAATTACTGATAATGTTGTTGTGAAAACAATGGTACCCCCAGGGGTTGACAACCTAAAACCACCCTATACATTAACAAGAAGCAGATCTTCGAGGCGATCGCAGGAGTTAGACATCAACTGTGAAGCTCTATTGAATCCTCCACCACAGTCCTATGCTTCACTGCTGCTTGAAGACATCCAGAACTTCCATCAGAAGAACACACCACCAGTTTCTCTCCCGGCTTGTGTCACCAAAGCTTGCTCCATCCTAGAAGCCGTTGCTGATCTCAACTCTAACGCCGGCTTAAATTTCAGCGGTGGGGAAGACAGGAGAAGTCCACTAGCTTTTCAATGTAGCAGGAATGACTACAATGTTCCATTGACTACTAATGATTATGGGAAGAGGGAGCCAGACGCCGAGGACCCTGTTGTGGAATCGATGTTAGTATTCAATGATGATGATGTGATGGAACCGAACTTGCACAAGTATGTGACAGTGAATAGAGGTGGTTCACTTGGTGGTGCGGACATGGATGACCAAGAGTCTTCAGGAAGCAACAGCTTCACTGTGAGTAGTGGTCAACAGCATTGgggtgtttcttcttcttcatgggAACCAAGTTCAGTTGAATCGAAAGATTGCTGGACTTCGAGGTCGAACTACTCCAAAGAGGAATGTCAGAGAAGTCCATTAGGCTTGGAAGGAACGGTGGCATCTGAAGTGGCGGGGCGTGATGCGGGTGGAGCCAAGAAGAAATTGAACAGCCAAAGGAGAGAGTGTGATCATCAGCATGGCAGTGGAATAGGGCGTGGTAGGCTTGGTGCCAATAAAGTTCTTCACAACATACCTGTTGTCACAGCAGCTGCATCCACATAG
- the LOC114376770 gene encoding protein TIC 40, chloroplastic-like isoform X2, whose product MEKLNLALVSSPKPLMLGHVPARDVFRRKHFSFGRVLIAPHRCRFRVSALSSSHHNPKSVQEKLIVKHFASISSSNTQETTSIGVNPQLSPSPSSTIGSPLFWIGVGVGLSALFSVVASRLKKYAMQQAFKTMMGQMNSQNNQFGNAAFSPGSPFPFPMPTAAGPTAPASSATTQSRAPSASSASQSTITVDLPAAKVEDAPTTNVKDEVELKNEPKKIAFVDVSPEETVRESPFESFKDDESSSVKEAWVPDEVSQNGAPSNLGFGDFPGSQSTKKSALSVDALEKMMEDPTVQKMVYPYLPEEMRNPTTFKWMLQNPQYRQQLEEMLNNMGGSTEWDNRMMDTLKNFDLNSPEVKQQFDQIGLSPEEVISKIMANPEVAMAFQNPRVQAAIMDCSQNPMNITKYQNDKEVKIF is encoded by the exons ATGGAGAAGCTTAACTTGGCACTCGTTTCTTCCCCAAAGCCTTTGATGTTGGGACATGTTCCTGCAAGAGACGTTTTCAGAAGAAAACACTTCTCTTTTGGGAGGGTCTTAATTGCTCCTCACCGCTGCAGATTCCGTGTTTCTGCACTCTCTTCCTCCCATCATAACCCCAAATCTG TGCAGGAGAAGCTGATAGTAAAGCATTTTGCTAGTATTTCTTCTTCAAATACTCAAGAAACAACATCAATTGGAGTTAACCCACAATTATCACCATCTCCATCTTCAACTAT AGGGTCACCTCTCTTCTGGATTGGTGTTGGTGTTGGGCTTTCTGCACTGTTTTCAGTG GTAGCTTCAAGACTGAAG AAATATGCAATGCAACAAGCTTTCAAGACCATGATGGGTCAGATGAATTCTCAAAATAACCAATTTGGCAATGCTGCCTTTTCTCCGGGATCACCTTTTCCCTTTCCAATGCCTACAGCAGCAGGGCCCACTGCACCTGCTAGTTCTGCAACTACTCAATCTCGAGCACCTTCAGCATCTAGTGCATCTCAATCCACTATCACAGTAGATTTACCTGCAGCAAAAGTAGAAGATGCTCCAACTACTAATGTTAAAGATGAAGTCGAACTAAAGAATGAACCCAAAAAAATTG CTTTTGTAGATGTTTCTCCAGAAGAAACTGTGCGGGAGAGTCCTTTTGAAAGTTTTAaagatgatgaatcaagttccGTCAAGGAAGCTTGGGTTCCAGATGAA GTTTCTCAAAATGGAGCTCCCTCTAACCTAGGTTTTGGTGATTTTCCTGGTTCTCAATCTACAA AAAAATCAGCCTTGTCAGTGGATGCTTTGGAGAAAATGATGGAGGACCCAACAGTGCAGAAGATGGTTTATCC CTATTTACCTGAGGAGATGAGGAACCCTACTACCTTCAAAT GGATGCTGCAGAATCCACAGTACCGTCAACAACTTGAAGAAATGCT AAACAACATGGGTGGAAGCACTGAATGGGACAATCGAATGATggataccttgaagaattttgACCTTAATAGTCCTGAAGTGAAGCAGCAATTTG ATCAAATTGGGCTTTCTCCCGAAGAAGTCATTTCAAAGATTATGGCCAATCCTGAAGTTGCAATGGCATTTCAAAATCCTAGAGTTCAAGCAGCTATCATGGAT TGTTCGCAGAATCCAATGAATATTACTAAATACCAAAACGATAAGGAG GTGAAaatcttttga
- the LOC114376272 gene encoding WAT1-related protein At3g02690, chloroplastic-like, translating into MASWWCSSPSATLTVAAAAATTATCHSSLIPHTSQFRIQTLTFPLSSFPLSTTASSSLRFRLPCSNKTAFETELPEDGVDCVGTGQDVECLVNTEEKQSEPTSSSSSSSMLCLAEALWEGAVLVSPFFFWGTAMVAMKEVLPKCGPFFVSAFRLIPAGFLLVAFAASRGRSLPSGFIAWLSITLFALVDATCFQGFLAEGLQRTSAGLGSIIIDSQPLTVAVLAALLFGESIGVVGAAGLVLGVIGLVLLELPALSFDESNFSLWGSGEWWMLLAAQSMAVGTVMVRWVSKYSDPVMATGWHMVIGGLPLVLFAVLNNDPALSLSLKEYSSTDILALLYTSVFGSAVSYGVFFYSATKGSLTKLSSLTFLTPMFASIFGFLYLGETFSPVQLVGALVTVAGIYMVNLRSTSE; encoded by the exons CTCACACTTCCCAATTTCGCATCCAAACCCTCACATTCCCACTTTCTTCCTTTCCCCTTTCCACCACCGCTTCGTCTTCGCTCCGATTTAGGCTTCCATGCTCCAACAAAACCGCCTTCGAAACCGAGCTTCCGGAGGACGGCGTGGATTGCGTGGGAACAGGCCAAGACGTGGAGTGCCTCGTTAATACCGAAGAGAAACAATCCGaaccaacatcatcatcatcatcatcatcgatGCTGTGTCTAGCGGAAGCGTTATGGGAAGGAGCGGTGTTGGTGTCGCCGTTCTTCTTCTGGGGCACGGCCATGGTGGCGATGAAAGAAGTTCTTCCCAAATGCGGCCCTTTCTTCGTTTCCGCTTTTCGCCTCATTCCGGCGGGCTTTCTTCTCGTCGCATTCGCCGCTTCCAGAGGTAGATCTCTCCCCTCTGGCTTCATCGCTTGGCTTTCCATCACCCTATTTGCTCTCGTCGATGCCACTTGCTTTCAG GGTTTTCTTGCGGAAGGGTTGCAGAGGACTTCAGCTGGTTTGGGCAGC ATTATAATTGATTCGCAGCCTTTGACTGTGGCTGTACTTGCGGCTTTGTTATTTGGTGAGTCAATCGGAGTTGTTGGAGCAGCTGGGCTTGTACTTGGTGTCATAGGACTTGTACTACTCGAG TTACCAGCCCTATCATTTGATGAAAGCAACTTCTCACTATGGGGAAGTGGTGAGTGGTGGATGCTTCTTGCAGCTCAGAGTATGGCAGTTGGCACGGTCATGGTCCGGTGGGTCTCCAAGTACTCTGATCCTGTCATGGCGACTGGATGG CATATGGTTATTGGTGGTCTCCCACTTGTGCTATTCGCAGTTCTTAACAATGACCCTGCATTGAGTTTGAGTCTTAAAGAGTACAGTTCAACTGATATATTGGCACTCCTCTACACATCCGTTTTTGGAAGCGCAGTCAGCTATGGTGTGTTCTTTTATAGTGCAACTAAAG GTAGCTTGACCAAGCTCAGTTCACTTACGTTTTTGACCCCAATGTTTGCTTCAATTTTTGG GTTTCTCTATCTTGGTGAGACCTTCTCTCCGGTACAACTAGTTGGGGCCTTAGTCACTGTGGCCGGAATATACATGGTTAACTTAAGAAGCACATCTGAATGA
- the LOC114376770 gene encoding protein TIC 40, chloroplastic-like isoform X1 — MEKLNLALVSSPKPLMLGHVPARDVFRRKHFSFGRVLIAPHRCRFRVSALSSSHHNPKSVQEKLIVKHFASISSSNTQETTSIGVNPQLSPSPSSTIGSPLFWIGVGVGLSALFSVVASRLKKYAMQQAFKTMMGQMNSQNNQFGNAAFSPGSPFPFPMPTAAGPTAPASSATTQSRAPSASSASQSTITVDLPAAKVEDAPTTNVKDEVELKNEPKKIAFVDVSPEETVRESPFESFKDDESSSVKEAWVPDEVSQNGAPSNLGFGDFPGSQSTKKSALSVDALEKMMEDPTVQKMVYPYLPEEMRNPTTFKWMLQNPQYRQQLEEMLNNMGGSTEWDNRMMDTLKNFDLNSPEVKQQFDQIGLSPEEVISKIMANPEVAMAFQNPRVQAAIMDCSQNPMNITKYQNDKEVMDVFNKISELFPGVGSP, encoded by the exons ATGGAGAAGCTTAACTTGGCACTCGTTTCTTCCCCAAAGCCTTTGATGTTGGGACATGTTCCTGCAAGAGACGTTTTCAGAAGAAAACACTTCTCTTTTGGGAGGGTCTTAATTGCTCCTCACCGCTGCAGATTCCGTGTTTCTGCACTCTCTTCCTCCCATCATAACCCCAAATCTG TGCAGGAGAAGCTGATAGTAAAGCATTTTGCTAGTATTTCTTCTTCAAATACTCAAGAAACAACATCAATTGGAGTTAACCCACAATTATCACCATCTCCATCTTCAACTAT AGGGTCACCTCTCTTCTGGATTGGTGTTGGTGTTGGGCTTTCTGCACTGTTTTCAGTG GTAGCTTCAAGACTGAAG AAATATGCAATGCAACAAGCTTTCAAGACCATGATGGGTCAGATGAATTCTCAAAATAACCAATTTGGCAATGCTGCCTTTTCTCCGGGATCACCTTTTCCCTTTCCAATGCCTACAGCAGCAGGGCCCACTGCACCTGCTAGTTCTGCAACTACTCAATCTCGAGCACCTTCAGCATCTAGTGCATCTCAATCCACTATCACAGTAGATTTACCTGCAGCAAAAGTAGAAGATGCTCCAACTACTAATGTTAAAGATGAAGTCGAACTAAAGAATGAACCCAAAAAAATTG CTTTTGTAGATGTTTCTCCAGAAGAAACTGTGCGGGAGAGTCCTTTTGAAAGTTTTAaagatgatgaatcaagttccGTCAAGGAAGCTTGGGTTCCAGATGAA GTTTCTCAAAATGGAGCTCCCTCTAACCTAGGTTTTGGTGATTTTCCTGGTTCTCAATCTACAA AAAAATCAGCCTTGTCAGTGGATGCTTTGGAGAAAATGATGGAGGACCCAACAGTGCAGAAGATGGTTTATCC CTATTTACCTGAGGAGATGAGGAACCCTACTACCTTCAAAT GGATGCTGCAGAATCCACAGTACCGTCAACAACTTGAAGAAATGCT AAACAACATGGGTGGAAGCACTGAATGGGACAATCGAATGATggataccttgaagaattttgACCTTAATAGTCCTGAAGTGAAGCAGCAATTTG ATCAAATTGGGCTTTCTCCCGAAGAAGTCATTTCAAAGATTATGGCCAATCCTGAAGTTGCAATGGCATTTCAAAATCCTAGAGTTCAAGCAGCTATCATGGAT TGTTCGCAGAATCCAATGAATATTACTAAATACCAAAACGATAAGGAG GTAATGGATGTCTTCAACAAAATATCAGAACTCTTCCCTGGAGTAGGTTCACCTTGA